A genome region from Gossypium hirsutum isolate 1008001.06 chromosome A04, Gossypium_hirsutum_v2.1, whole genome shotgun sequence includes the following:
- the LOC107932745 gene encoding zinc finger CCCH domain-containing protein 18 isoform X1 translates to MMEFSDYTQILFNKIKKFEPENVLKIIGYILLQDHGEQETAQLALCPDKVILEVIYKIKLELQQLALKSGSPPISPSMNSATTLNSEIPSQFSSFTPPVSSSTLDDQMGSLNLRSDNSFSNDYCYCNFGVRPGLRRNQNNVPDFPVKTCHYFNKGYCKHGSNCRYFHGEVSDHLPQMFVHLDGATGYKDHVMSLEKLEVELVELLRTKRGDPVSIASLPLLYYEKYGKVLQADGYLTESQRHGKAGYSLTKLLARLKNAIRVIDRPHGQHAVILAEDVPKYMENRNDRNDPGPIVNGSRQIYLTFPAESSFSEDDVSNYFSNYGQVEDVRIPSQQKRMFGFVTFVSSDTVKMILAKGNPHYVCGARVLVKPYREKSKLVDRKYPERIESPMYYSSYYMEPELHSIPKGYATSRLFRKQFIEDQDQIFKFQRRNSSEMHLSQKPLTDQSFGYFMDELKVTGDQLDFPSAEFNYLLEALNINTTSDGKIKHVEKNNNDQESEGLNLPDSPFTSAIESGGISTII, encoded by the exons ATGATGGAATTTTCCGACTATACACAAATTTTATTCAACAAAATCAAGAAATTTGAGCCCGAAAATGTATTGAAAATCATAGGATACATTCTATTACAAGACCATGGTGAGCAAGAAACTGCTCAATTAGCACTGTGCCCTGATAAGGTCATTCTAGAAGTAATCTATAAAATCAAACTTGAGCTCCAACAACTCGCTCTTAAATCCGGGTCACCTCCGATATCACCGTCGATGAACTCGGCGACGACTCTCAATTCCGAAATACCTTCACAGTTCAGTTCTTTCACACCACCAGTCTCATCAAGCACTTTAGATGATCAAATGGGATCTTTAAACTTAAGAAGTGATAATAGTTTTTCCAATGATTATTGTTACTGTAATTTCGGAGTAAGACCGGGACTACGTCGGAATCAAAACAACGTACCCGATTTTCCGGTTAAGACTTGTCATTATTTCAACAAAGGGTATTGCAAACATGGGAGTAATTGTAGGTACTTTCATGGTGAAGTCTCGGATCATCTCCCTCAAATGTTTGTTCATTTGGATGGTGCTACTGGTTATAAAGATCATGTTATGTCACTAGAGAAATTAGAGGTTGAATTAGTCGAGTTATTGAGAACGAAACGAGGCGATCCGGTCTCGATCGCGTCGTTACCGTTGTTATATTACGAGAAGTATGGCAAAGTTCTACAAGCAGATGGTTATCTTACTGAAAGCCAAAGACATGGAAAAGCAGGCTATAGTTTAACTAAGCTTCTCGCAAGATTGAAAAATGCTATTCGAGTGATCGACAG GCCTCATggacaacatgcagtcattttaGCTGAAGATGTACCCAAATATATGGAAAATCGAAATGATCGAAACGATCCAGGTCCGATCGTTAACGGATCGAGGCAGATATACCTTACCTTCCCGGCCGAGAGTAGTTTTAGTGAAGATGATGTCTCCAATTATTTCAG CAATTATGGACAAGTTGAAGATGTACGGATTCCTAGCCAACAAAAACGAATGTTTGGGTTCGTAACCTTTGTTAGTTCCGATACTGTGAAGATGATTTTGGCCAAAGGAAATCCGCATTACGTTTGTGGGGCTCGTGTTCTCGTCAAACCTTATAGGGAAAAATCCAAGCTGGTTGACAG GAAGTACCCCGAGAGAATCGAGTCTCCCATGTATTATTCTTCATATTATATGGAACCTGAGCTTCACTCAA TTCCAAAAGGATATGCGACGTCGAGGTTGTTCCGTAAGCAATTTATCGAAGATCAAGATCAAATCTTTAAATTTCAAAGAAGGAACTCGTCAGAGATGCATTTGTCACAAAAGCCTCTAACTGATCAATCCTTTGGTTACTTCATGGATGAGTTAAAGGTCACGGGAG ATCAACTCGACTTCCCGTCGGCAGAGTTCAATTATTTGTTGGAAGCTCTCAACATCAACACCACATCTGATGGAAAAATCAAACATGTAGAGAAGAACAACAATGACCAAGAAAG CGAAGGACTTAATCTGCCGGATAGCCCTTTCACTTCTGCTATAGAAAGTGGCGGCATTTCAACAATCATCTAG
- the LOC107932745 gene encoding zinc finger CCCH domain-containing protein 18 isoform X2, translating to MMEFSDYTQILFNKIKKFEPENVLKIIGYILLQDHGEQETAQLALCPDKVILEVIYKIKLELQQLALKSGSPPISPSMNSATTLNSEIPSQFSSFTPPVSSSTLDDQMGSLNLRSDNSFSNDYCYCNFGVRPGLRRNQNNVPDFPVKTCHYFNKGYCKHGSNCRYFHGEVSDHLPQMFVHLDGATGYKDHVMSLEKLEVELVELLRTKRGDPVSIASLPLLYYEKYGKVLQADGYLTESQRHGKAGYSLTKLLARLKNAIRVIDRPHGQHAVILAEDVPKYMENRNDRNDPGPIVNGSRQIYLTFPAESSFSEDDVSNYFSNYGQVEDVRIPSQQKRMFGFVTFVSSDTVKMILAKGNPHYVCGARVLVKPYREKSKLVDRKYPERIESPMYYSSYYMEPELHSIPKGYATSRLFRKQFIEDQDQIFKFQRRNSSEMHLSQKPLTDQSFGYFMDELKVTGDQLDFPSAEFNYLLEALNINTTSDGKIKHVEKNNNDQERT from the exons ATGATGGAATTTTCCGACTATACACAAATTTTATTCAACAAAATCAAGAAATTTGAGCCCGAAAATGTATTGAAAATCATAGGATACATTCTATTACAAGACCATGGTGAGCAAGAAACTGCTCAATTAGCACTGTGCCCTGATAAGGTCATTCTAGAAGTAATCTATAAAATCAAACTTGAGCTCCAACAACTCGCTCTTAAATCCGGGTCACCTCCGATATCACCGTCGATGAACTCGGCGACGACTCTCAATTCCGAAATACCTTCACAGTTCAGTTCTTTCACACCACCAGTCTCATCAAGCACTTTAGATGATCAAATGGGATCTTTAAACTTAAGAAGTGATAATAGTTTTTCCAATGATTATTGTTACTGTAATTTCGGAGTAAGACCGGGACTACGTCGGAATCAAAACAACGTACCCGATTTTCCGGTTAAGACTTGTCATTATTTCAACAAAGGGTATTGCAAACATGGGAGTAATTGTAGGTACTTTCATGGTGAAGTCTCGGATCATCTCCCTCAAATGTTTGTTCATTTGGATGGTGCTACTGGTTATAAAGATCATGTTATGTCACTAGAGAAATTAGAGGTTGAATTAGTCGAGTTATTGAGAACGAAACGAGGCGATCCGGTCTCGATCGCGTCGTTACCGTTGTTATATTACGAGAAGTATGGCAAAGTTCTACAAGCAGATGGTTATCTTACTGAAAGCCAAAGACATGGAAAAGCAGGCTATAGTTTAACTAAGCTTCTCGCAAGATTGAAAAATGCTATTCGAGTGATCGACAG GCCTCATggacaacatgcagtcattttaGCTGAAGATGTACCCAAATATATGGAAAATCGAAATGATCGAAACGATCCAGGTCCGATCGTTAACGGATCGAGGCAGATATACCTTACCTTCCCGGCCGAGAGTAGTTTTAGTGAAGATGATGTCTCCAATTATTTCAG CAATTATGGACAAGTTGAAGATGTACGGATTCCTAGCCAACAAAAACGAATGTTTGGGTTCGTAACCTTTGTTAGTTCCGATACTGTGAAGATGATTTTGGCCAAAGGAAATCCGCATTACGTTTGTGGGGCTCGTGTTCTCGTCAAACCTTATAGGGAAAAATCCAAGCTGGTTGACAG GAAGTACCCCGAGAGAATCGAGTCTCCCATGTATTATTCTTCATATTATATGGAACCTGAGCTTCACTCAA TTCCAAAAGGATATGCGACGTCGAGGTTGTTCCGTAAGCAATTTATCGAAGATCAAGATCAAATCTTTAAATTTCAAAGAAGGAACTCGTCAGAGATGCATTTGTCACAAAAGCCTCTAACTGATCAATCCTTTGGTTACTTCATGGATGAGTTAAAGGTCACGGGAG ATCAACTCGACTTCCCGTCGGCAGAGTTCAATTATTTGTTGGAAGCTCTCAACATCAACACCACATCTGATGGAAAAATCAAACATGTAGAGAAGAACAACAATGACCAAGAAAG GACTTAA